DNA from Candidatus Methylacidiphilales bacterium:
GATGAAGTGATGCAAGCTCATTTGGAGCATCGTTTCGTGCCCTTGCTCCAACTTCGTCCCGATCTCGCTGCTCCCCTTGCCCAATGGGTTGAGCAACTTATGAGTTTATCCCCAGACCAGCGTCCTTCCTCTGCAGCCCTTGCTCTTCAAAGCCTGAATTCACTGCTGGGTGGCAGTAGCCAGACGCAACACAAAAGTCCAAGCGGAAAACCCAATTATACACATGCCTCTGCTCAACAAACCCGCCCATCCGCTCCTGTAGCTGCATCCCCAGTAGGAACGGAAAATCGTTCTGCGATATTTTGGACTTGGAGCCTTACCGCACTGGCCTTGGTCGCCGCAATCGGTTTTTGGTTCTATCATACAAACTCAAAAACCACTGCAACTCCGGCGCCTAACCAAGCATCGGTGCCTTCTGTGCCCAGCATAAGCCAGCAGGCTCCCCCTTCAGCGACTCCGCAAACAACTGCCACCGAGCCTTCCAACCCACAGGCTGAAAAATCTTCGGTTCAGCATTTTGACCCACGAGACCTAGAGGGATTGCGCGCACAGATAGGGCGTCGCGTAACGGTGAAAGGACGAGCTGAACGCTGGGGCAAAAATAAAGCCGGCACATTGTTTTACTTAAATTTTGACCAAGACTACCGCAAAGCTCTGGCACTGGTCATCCGAGCACAACGTTTCCTCGAGGAGGACCAGCAACAAGCTTTGGAGAAACTCGTTGGTAAGGATATTGAATACACTGGTAAGGTCAGTGAGTTTGAGGGAAGGCTACAAATATTCGTGGATGAGATTGAAAATATCCGCGTCCTCACGCCATAATTGGCGCAATAGCCAGAAACACACCTGAAAATCTTATTTAGCCAACAGAGCTGCCAGACGCGCTTTTCTGCGGTTAGCGTTGTTTCTATGCAAGGTGCCTTTTTTAACGGCTTTATCTAAAGCAGACTGCACGAGGGGGAATAACTTCTGAGCTTCTTCCTTTTTGCCGCTTTTGATCAAAGCGCGAAACTGCTTTTCCGCGGAGCGCGCTTTGTTCTTGATGATTCGATTGATAGCTC
Protein-coding regions in this window:
- a CDS encoding protein kinase, giving the protein MATEDPTSEPRYSHFEKIGEGGLGEVYKAWDNQLQRWVAIKRVTTPSGTLDNTASLTAWQEAMRLASFSHPHIVTVYDFGRDEAGSYVVMEYLDGETLEAYVERNGALSEKDFIELMKQILEGLIAAHQKTLIHRDLKPGNIMITKLPSGRFQAKILDFGLAGFLKGARIQSVDASGSLFGSVYYMAPEQCQGGTIDARADLYALGCIGYFCLTGRRAFDGDSVDEVMQAHLEHRFVPLLQLRPDLAAPLAQWVEQLMSLSPDQRPSSAALALQSLNSLLGGSSQTQHKSPSGKPNYTHASAQQTRPSAPVAASPVGTENRSAIFWTWSLTALALVAAIGFWFYHTNSKTTATPAPNQASVPSVPSISQQAPPSATPQTTATEPSNPQAEKSSVQHFDPRDLEGLRAQIGRRVTVKGRAERWGKNKAGTLFYLNFDQDYRKALALVIRAQRFLEEDQQQALEKLVGKDIEYTGKVSEFEGRLQIFVDEIENIRVLTP
- the rpsT gene encoding 30S ribosomal protein S20, producing MANTRSAAKQARKALRRRAINRIIKNKARSAEKQFRALIKSGKKEEAQKLFPLVQSALDKAVKKGTLHRNNANRRKARLAALLAK